In Lodderomyces elongisporus chromosome 1, complete sequence, a genomic segment contains:
- the PHO84 gene encoding Inorganic phosphate transporter pho84 yields MVATQEIENTYTESNSGGKTAFKDYLGKYAHIEDPLERRRLALEEIDKAGFGWTQMKMIMIAGVGFMTDSYDIFAINLSVNMLQYVYWEGTIPSSTTTLIKVSTSVGTVIGQVGFGSIADKVGRKKIYGLELIVMIAATIMQCTIGESPAISFPAWFATLRIIMGIGIGGDYPLSSIISAEFSTTKWRGAIMAAVFSNQGLGQVFAGIVAMICVAGYKTDLENITSGAECHATRSCVRAADQMWRIIIGFGCVPGCIALYYRLTIAESPRYSLDVNEHGDVVKVADAEAALDPAVTEIAPPKASFKDFWRHFGQWKYGKILLGTAGSWFMLDVAFYGMGLNSTTILQAIGYARKDTVYHKLYDSAAGNLILVCAGSLPGYWFSIAFIEFLGRKTIQLGGFVILTALLCGMGFGYHKLSDGGLLGLYVVASFFQNFGPNVTTFIVPGEVFPTRYRSTAHGLSAAAGKVGAIIAQTCIGTLINHGCDAEHPNCYLNHVLEIFALFMLLGIFTTLLIPETKRRTLEEICETCHDEPDTTKIGRDRYTTQEESYDSDVKA; encoded by the coding sequence ATGGTTGCTACACAAGAGATTGAAAACACCTACACTGAGAGTAACTCAGGTGGTAAGACTGCCTTTAAGGACTACTTGGGCAAATATGCCCACATTGAGGATCCTttggaaagaagaagattggCCTTGGAAGAAATCGACAAGGCCGGCTTTGGATGGACtcaaatgaagatgattaTGATTGCCGGTGTTGGTTTTATGACCGATTCTTACGATATCTTTGCCATCAACTTATCGGTTAACATGTTGCAATACGTTTACTGGGAAGGTACTATCCCAAGTTCCACCACTACTTTGATCAAGGTTTCCACTTCTGTTGGTACGGTTATTGGTCAAGTTGGATTTGGTTCTATTGCCGATAAGGTTGGTCGTAAAAAGATTTATGGTTTGGAATTGATTGTTATGATTGCTGCTACTATTATGCAATGTACTATTGGAGAATCGCCTGCTATCAGTTTCCCTGCTTGGTTTGCCACATTGAGAATTATTATGGGTATCGGTATTGGTGGTGACTATCCATTATCATCCATCATTTCTGCTGAGTTCTCCACCACCAAATGGAGAGGTGCTATCATGGCCGCTgtcttttcaaatcaaGGACTTGGTCAAGTGTTTGCTGGTATCGTTGCCATGatttgtgttgctggttaCAAAACCGACTTGGAAAATATCACCTCTGGTGCTGAATGTCACGCCACCCGTAGTTGTGTTAGAGCAGCTGATCAAATGTGGAGAATCATTATTGGTTTTGGATGTGTTCCCGGTTGCATTGCCTTGTACTATAGATTGACCATTGCTGAGTCACCAAGATACTCCTTGGATGTCAATGAACACGGCGATGTTGTTAAGGTTGCCGACGCTGAAGCTGCTCTCGACCCTGCTGTCACTGAGATTGCACCACCAAAGGCTTCATTTAAGGATTTCTGGAGACACTTTGGACAATGGAAGTATGGTAAAATCTTGTTGGGAACTGCAGGTTCATGGTTTATGTTGGATGTTGCATTTTACGGTATGGGTTTGAACTCGACTACTATCTTGCAAGCCATTGGATATGCTAGAAAAGATACCGTTTACCACAAATTGTACGACTCTGCTGCTGGTAACTTGATTTTGGTTTGTGCTGGTTCATTGCCAGGATACTGGTTTTCCATTGCATTTATTGAGTTTTTGGGTAGAAAAACCATTCAATTGGGTGGTTTTGTTATCTTGACTGCATTGTTGTGTGGTATGGGTTTTGGATACCACAAGTTGAGCGATGGTGGATTATTGGGTTTGTACGTTGTTGCCTCCTTTTTCCAGAATTTCGGACCTAATGTCACCACATTTATCGTTCCAGGTGAAGTTTTCCCAACCAGGTATAGATCCACCGCACATGGATTATCGGCAGCAGCAGGTAAAGTTGGTGCCATTATTGCACAAACATGTATCGGTACTCTTATAAACCATGGATGTGATGCCGAGCATCCAAATTGTTACTTGAACCACGTCTTGGAGATTTTCGCCTTGTTTATGTTGTTGGGTATCTTTACCACTTTGCTTATTCCTGAAACCAAGAGAAGAACATTGGAAGAGATTTGTGAGACTTGTCACGATGAGCCAGACACAACAAAGATTGGAAGGGACAGATACACTACACAAGAGGAGTCTTATGATTCAGACGTTAAAGCTTAG